From the Megalops cyprinoides isolate fMegCyp1 chromosome 21, fMegCyp1.pri, whole genome shotgun sequence genome, one window contains:
- the LOC118796467 gene encoding CMP-N-acetylneuraminate-beta-galactosamide-alpha-2,3-sialyltransferase 1-like, whose amino-acid sequence MWRKKSRAFTVLVCVITITTFLFSYTYHDPSLYFFKFAFGLSDNLLPKGTCACSRCVTDMEEDPWFMERFNQSMAPLMSRKNSALSEDTFRWWQWLQSERHPANYSDVVQRLFEVIPGEEQYMDSGPSRCRTCSVVGNSGNLKGSNYGHLIDSSDFIIRMNQAPTLGFETDVGSKTTHHVMYPESAKNLQNTTSLVLIPFKILDLQWLISALTTGTIKHTYLPVMSRIKANKDKVLIYNPTFFKYVYDTWLEGHGRYPSTGFLALMFAVHICDEVNVFGYGADQKGNWHHYWENNLLGGAFRHTGVHDGDYEYNVTLLLADKQKIKMFKGS is encoded by the exons atgtggAGAAAGAAGAGCAGAGCTTTCACCGTGCTGGTCTGcgtcatcaccatcaccaccttTTTGTTCAGCTACACCTACCACGACCCCTCGCTGTACTTTTTCAAATTTGCCTTCGGGCTGTCGGACAACCTCCTCCCCAAGGGAACGTGCGCCTGCAGCCGGTGTGTCACCGACATGGAGGAAGACCCCTGGTTTATGGAACGCTTCAACCAGTCGATGGCACCCCTCATGTCCAGGAAGAACAGCGCGCTCTCCGAGGACACCTTCAGGTGGTGGCAG TGGCTGCAGTCAGAGCGGCACCCGGCCAACTACAGCGACGTGGTGCAGAGGTTGTTCGAGGTCATCCCAGGTGAAGAGCAGTACATGGACTCAGGGCCCAGTCGCTGCAGGACCTGCTCGGTAGTGGGGAACTCTGGGAACCTCAAGGGATCCAATTATGGACACCTCATCGACTCCAGTGACTTTATCATAAG AATGAACCAAGCTCCTACGCTGGGTTTTGAGACAGATGTTGGCAGCAAAACCACTCATCACGTCATGTACCCAGAAAGTGCCAAAAATCTGCAGAACACCACCAGCCTGGTGCTCATCCCCTTTAAGATCCTGGATCTACAGTGGTTGATCAGTGCACTGACTACCGGCACCATTAAACA TACGTACTTACCTGTTATGTCCAGGATAAAGGCTAACAAGGATAAG GTGTTGATATACAATCCTACTTTCTTCAAATATGTCTATGACACCTGGCTCGAGGGCCACGGCAGGTATCCCTCCACTGGTTTCCTTGCCTTAATGTTTGCCGTTCACATCTGTGATGAG GTAAATGTTTTCGGATACGGGGCGGACCAGAAGGGAAACTGGCATCACTATTGGGAGAACAACCTTCTGGGCGGGGCCTTCCGCCACACCGGCGTACATGACGGCGATTACGAGTACAACGTCACCCTGCTGCTGGCCGACAAACAGAAAATCAAGATGTTTAAAGGGAGCTGA